The Proteiniphilum propionicum genome contains the following window.
TCACGGAATCTCTTCGCCAGCGATTTAGATCCGAACATGCCAATATTGAATAATCGAATGTTGTCGTATGGTACAAGCTTATCGGCACTGCCGTGGAAGAAAAGAGTGGGAGCAGGCTTTTTTGCGTACGACGGTACACCTTCAGTACTAAAGATTCCGCCTGCAAAGGCAATCACACCTGCATATCTGAAATTGTCAGGCAGCACACTGGCTGAGGGATGGTTGTCGCGTTCACGGTAATCTGCTTGTAAAACAGTGATGGCACCTGCACTTGATCCGCTGATTATTATGAGCGAAGGGTCTATATAAAGCTCTTCGGCATTTTCCAGCAGATAACTTGTCGCAGAATATAGATCGGCTACAGCCAGTGAAATGGAATTTTGAATTGGTTTGTAATTAAATAAACCCGGGGCCTTTTGCCCCTTCATCCCCAGGCGGTAATCAATAGAGGCTACTGTAAATCCCTTGCTGGCGAAATAGTTGAAGAAAGAAGAATATATTTTTGCATCTCTTTCCCCTTCTTTAAACCCGCCTCCAAAAACAAAAAGGAGGCATGGCTGTGGCAATAAGGCGGCAGAATCTGATCTGTACAGATCCAGTTTAAGCTCCCGTCCATCCTTCACCGCATATGTGCGGGTCTCCTTTTCCAGTGAATGCGGGAAGAGAGAGAAAGAGAGAAAACAGGCCGCGAAAATTATGGATAACCTTCTGATCATAATGCGTATGCTTTTTTAATATGATTCAGTTAAATATTAAATGAATTGATCGGGAACAGGGCCAGAAAAATCACTCTTCAATAAAGTCGGTGACCAGTTTCAGAATCTCAGCCCTTGCCTTGTCGTAATCGTCATTGCTCACTATTACATCGAATTGCGGAGCAAAACTCATTTCATATTCAGCTTTTGCCAACCGGTTCTCAATGACTTCCGGTTCGTCGGTACCTCGTTTTTCAAGCCTTTCGCGTAGTACCTCTACCGACGGAGGCATAATAAAAACACTCAATGCCTGGTTATTGTATATATTTTTAATGTTGAGCCCACCTACACAGTCAACATCGAAAACCACATTCTTGCCTTCTTCTAGAATGCGGTCCACCTCGCTTTTCAGAGTACCATAGAATTTATTGTCATAAACCTCCTCATATTCTAGGAACTCGTTGTTGTTTATGCGCCTGCGGAACTCGTCGGGTGACAGGAAATAATATTCTACACCATCTTTCTCATCCCCGCGTGGTTCGCGGCTGGTAGCCGAGATGGAAAACTGAATGTTCAGTCCCTGTGACAAAAGAAAACGCACAAGTGTCGATTTACCTGAGCCTGAAGGTGCTGAAAAAATGATTAGTTTGGCCATTTTATTACTTTTTCCGGTAGAGCCACAACTATTATTAATTGTGTCATAAATAGCTTCTGCTTCTCTGCTTCTCTACCTTTCTTTACAATACATTTAAAACCTGTTCCTTAATCTGCTCCAGCTCATCCTTCATCTGCACAACAATACATTGCATATCCGATTGATTTGATTTGGAACCCAGGGTGTTTATCTCGCGCCCTATCTCCTGGGCAATGAACCCAAGCTTTTTACCCTGGGAACGTGAGCCGTTTAGCGTTTCTGTGAAATATTTAAGATGATGGGCAAGGCGGTTTTTTTCCTCGCTCACATCCAGCTTCTCAATGTAGTAGATCATCTCCTGTTCAAAACGGTTCTTGTCGAATTCAATCCCTTCAAGGTTGTTAAGTTCGTCATAGATTCTACTTTTTATCTTATCAACGCGTTCTGTTTCAAAAGGTTCTACTGCAATAAGCAGGGCGCTAATCCGTTCAATTTTTTCAGTCAGTACCTTCGCCAGCATCTCCCCTTCCTGTTTGCGAAAGGCAATGACATCATCTACTGCACGTTCAATTGCTTTCCCTATAGATTCCCATTCCACATTGTCGGGCTCTTCCGTATCCTGTTTCATTACATCAGGAAGGCGTAATAGTATTGAGAACCAGTCCTGGGGAGGAGAAACGTTCATTTCGAGGGCATGGTCCCTTATTTCTCTGTGATACTGGCTCAGTGTATTGAAATCTATCTTTGAGGATACATCCCTGGAGATAACATCCACATTTATATTAAGATCGATCTTACCTCGTTCCAGGCTATGTGAAAGGTTATTACGCAGTGTGATCTCTTTTTCCCGGTAAACTGCCGGCATACGTATAGATAGATCAAACTGCTTGCTGTTCAAGGACTTAATCTCGACAGTTACTTTTTTGTTAGGGAGTTCGACAACTGCTTTGCCGTATCCTGTCATTGAATGTGTCATTTCGATACTTTTCTATTAATTCAAAATATTTGGTTTGCTTTTGTATTTTCATGCAAAACAAATATTGCCATCGCTAAACCGTTATTTTTGTTTAACTGAATAGTTTCACAAAGGTAGGGATTTTTGGTTGATATTTTTGTGTTTGCAGCCGAAAGTTGACTTGCATGCACAGGCATATGCCAGGGTTGTGGATTTCCTCGAAACCACTTCCCCAGAGTAATACTCTTTGGGAGGATAATCAGATTACTGAAAGGTTTTGTAATTATCTTCCTACTGAATAAAACGCGTCAGTTTATGCATTTTCAATTCTTCTTGCTTTGCGCTCCTCTTCTTTTCTCCGGCGATCTGCAATATCCTGTTTGTCGGCCAGTATAAGCAGTTTACGTGTCTCAACCAGATTCGAAACAAGTAGAAAAACACAGGCAGCGGTTGCAAGGTACTGAATGGAACCGGGTATAAATACCTCTAACGTGATAATGGTTCCCAGCAATAATCTCACCTCGGTAGGGCCAAAGATACCGGAGTCTAT
Protein-coding sequences here:
- a CDS encoding alpha/beta hydrolase, whose translation is MIRRLSIIFAACFLSFSLFPHSLEKETRTYAVKDGRELKLDLYRSDSAALLPQPCLLFVFGGGFKEGERDAKIYSSFFNYFASKGFTVASIDYRLGMKGQKAPGLFNYKPIQNSISLAVADLYSATSYLLENAEELYIDPSLIIISGSSAGAITVLQADYRERDNHPSASVLPDNFRYAGVIAFAGGIFSTEGVPSYAKKPAPTLFFHGSADKLVPYDNIRLFNIGMFGSKSLAKRFREEHYPYIFYSMENIGHEVSGYPMEEFLPEIEQFINDMVFDRRQQMIDINYKDILRKSDTSTTPDSYYD
- the gmk gene encoding guanylate kinase; the protein is MAKLIIFSAPSGSGKSTLVRFLLSQGLNIQFSISATSREPRGDEKDGVEYYFLSPDEFRRRINNNEFLEYEEVYDNKFYGTLKSEVDRILEEGKNVVFDVDCVGGLNIKNIYNNQALSVFIMPPSVEVLRERLEKRGTDEPEVIENRLAKAEYEMSFAPQFDVIVSNDDYDKARAEILKLVTDFIEE
- a CDS encoding YicC/YloC family endoribonuclease, with translation MTHSMTGYGKAVVELPNKKVTVEIKSLNSKQFDLSIRMPAVYREKEITLRNNLSHSLERGKIDLNINVDVISRDVSSKIDFNTLSQYHREIRDHALEMNVSPPQDWFSILLRLPDVMKQDTEEPDNVEWESIGKAIERAVDDVIAFRKQEGEMLAKVLTEKIERISALLIAVEPFETERVDKIKSRIYDELNNLEGIEFDKNRFEQEMIYYIEKLDVSEEKNRLAHHLKYFTETLNGSRSQGKKLGFIAQEIGREINTLGSKSNQSDMQCIVVQMKDELEQIKEQVLNVL